One segment of Chitinispirillum alkaliphilum DNA contains the following:
- a CDS encoding Prolyl-tRNA synthetase, whose product MAQKKTAISPTREQDYPEWYQQVIKGADLAENSPVRGCMVIKPWGYALWENIQRVLDKKFKETGHRNAYFPLFIPKSFLEKEAEHVEGFAKECAVVTHHRLEAGEGGKLVPAGELEEPLIVRPTSETIIGAMFSKWIQSYRDLPLLINQWANVVRWEMRTRLFLRTAEFLWQEGHTAHSTPGEAVEETIKMLDVYADFAQNYMAMPVIKGEKTASERFPGAVTTYCIEAMMQDRKALQAGTSHFLGQNFSKASDIRFQDSAGKEEFAWTTSWGVSTRLVGGLIMTHGDDDGLMVPPRLAPSHIVILPVIHGDDTASDVMEYCDRLAAQLREVIYDGKLVEVEVDRREGRGGEKVWSWIRKGIPVYLEIGPRDIASESVFVGRRDRSRRERYGQSREEFVASVPELLDDIQNKLFERAEEHRKANTRKIDSKEEFYSFFTPKNKGKPEIHGGFALCHWNGSAEVEDIIKKDLNVTIRCIPNDAPEEEGKCIITGEPSKRRVVFGKSY is encoded by the coding sequence ATGGCACAGAAAAAAACTGCGATTTCTCCAACCAGAGAGCAGGACTATCCTGAGTGGTATCAGCAGGTTATAAAGGGCGCGGACCTGGCGGAAAATTCCCCGGTGCGGGGGTGTATGGTAATAAAGCCATGGGGGTATGCGCTTTGGGAAAATATCCAGCGTGTTCTTGACAAAAAGTTCAAGGAGACGGGTCACAGAAATGCATACTTTCCCCTCTTTATTCCCAAAAGTTTTCTGGAGAAGGAGGCTGAGCATGTGGAGGGTTTTGCAAAGGAGTGTGCTGTTGTTACCCATCACCGTCTTGAGGCCGGCGAAGGGGGAAAGCTTGTACCTGCCGGTGAACTCGAAGAGCCTCTGATTGTAAGGCCCACATCGGAAACTATCATAGGGGCTATGTTTTCCAAATGGATTCAATCCTACAGAGATCTTCCGCTTCTTATTAATCAATGGGCAAATGTTGTAAGGTGGGAAATGAGAACCCGCTTATTTCTTCGAACCGCCGAATTCCTTTGGCAGGAAGGTCACACGGCACATTCCACTCCCGGGGAAGCTGTAGAGGAAACGATCAAAATGCTTGATGTGTACGCTGACTTTGCTCAAAACTATATGGCAATGCCGGTAATAAAGGGTGAGAAAACTGCTTCTGAGCGTTTTCCCGGGGCCGTAACTACCTATTGTATAGAGGCGATGATGCAGGATCGTAAAGCTCTTCAGGCTGGTACTTCACATTTCCTTGGACAAAACTTCTCAAAGGCTTCAGATATTCGCTTTCAGGATTCTGCGGGTAAGGAAGAGTTTGCATGGACCACTTCATGGGGTGTTTCAACAAGGCTCGTAGGCGGACTTATCATGACTCACGGGGATGATGACGGGCTGATGGTTCCGCCTCGTCTGGCACCTTCACATATAGTTATACTGCCTGTTATTCATGGGGATGACACCGCATCAGATGTTATGGAGTATTGTGACCGGCTCGCCGCTCAACTCAGGGAGGTAATCTATGATGGAAAACTTGTGGAAGTGGAAGTTGATAGAAGAGAGGGCAGAGGGGGAGAGAAAGTATGGTCATGGATCAGAAAAGGTATACCGGTATATCTTGAAATCGGTCCAAGAGATATCGCTTCCGAATCTGTATTTGTAGGAAGAAGGGATCGCAGTCGCAGGGAGCGATATGGTCAGTCAAGAGAAGAGTTTGTAGCTTCGGTTCCTGAACTTCTCGATGATATACAGAATAAGTTGTTCGAGCGGGCTGAAGAGCACAGAAAGGCAAACACAAGAAAGATAGACTCCAAAGAAGAGTTCTATTCCTTTTTTACTCCTAAGAACAAGGGCAAGCCGGAAATCCATGGGGGGTTTGCGCTCTGTCACTGGAATGGTTCAGCTGAAGTGGAAGATATTATAAAGAAAGATCTCAATGTTACGATTCGCTGTATTCCAAATGATGCTCCGGAAGAGGAGGGCAAGTGCATTATTACCGGTGAACCTTCCAAAAGAAGAGTCGTTTTTGGAAAATCCTATTGA
- a CDS encoding Diaminopimelate decarboxylase, producing the protein MSIKKLPFTKAEIEKVIENHPTPFHIYDEKGIRENIRNLISAFSWAPGFKEYFAVKANPNPFIMKLLKKEGVGADCSSMAELELSKRCGITGEDIMFTSNDTPASEYKFARELGAVINLDDITHISYLEEHAGLPELVSFRYNPGPMRKGNEIIGNPGEAKYGFTREQLFEGYRILKSKGVKRFGLHSMVASNELDEKFFIETAQMLYRLVKEISQTVGITFEFINIGGGIGIPYRPDQKPVDLEKVSAGVKNAYEKEIVASQLPPIKLFMECGRMVTGPYGYLVSRVLHKKNIYKNYVGLDSSMADLMRPGMYGAYHHITVPGKEDKPQEHVYDVTGSLCENNDKFAIDRKLPEIQPGDLIVIHDTGAHGHAMGFNYNGKLRCAELLLRESGEVVKIRRAETLDDYFATLDFGYLANFS; encoded by the coding sequence ATGAGTATAAAAAAATTGCCATTTACTAAAGCTGAAATCGAAAAAGTAATTGAGAACCACCCAACACCTTTTCATATCTATGATGAAAAGGGCATACGCGAAAATATCCGCAATCTGATATCTGCGTTTTCCTGGGCTCCGGGATTTAAGGAGTATTTTGCAGTTAAGGCTAACCCGAACCCCTTTATCATGAAATTGTTAAAAAAGGAGGGTGTAGGAGCTGACTGCAGTTCAATGGCTGAGCTTGAGCTTTCAAAAAGGTGTGGTATAACAGGTGAGGATATCATGTTCACTTCAAATGATACCCCCGCAAGTGAATACAAATTTGCCAGAGAACTTGGGGCAGTTATAAATCTGGATGACATAACTCACATATCCTATCTCGAGGAGCATGCAGGCTTACCTGAACTGGTAAGTTTCAGATACAATCCCGGACCAATGCGCAAGGGAAATGAGATTATCGGAAATCCAGGGGAGGCTAAATATGGTTTTACACGGGAGCAGCTTTTCGAAGGCTATCGTATACTGAAAAGTAAGGGTGTAAAGAGATTCGGGCTCCATTCCATGGTTGCTTCAAACGAACTTGATGAGAAGTTTTTTATCGAGACTGCTCAGATGCTTTATCGGCTGGTAAAGGAAATATCCCAGACTGTGGGGATCACTTTTGAGTTTATCAATATCGGGGGTGGGATAGGTATTCCGTATCGTCCGGATCAAAAACCGGTGGACCTGGAGAAAGTTTCTGCAGGAGTGAAAAATGCCTATGAAAAGGAAATCGTCGCTTCTCAACTTCCTCCGATAAAGCTGTTTATGGAATGCGGCAGGATGGTTACCGGACCGTATGGGTATCTTGTGTCAAGAGTTCTTCACAAAAAGAATATCTATAAAAACTATGTGGGTCTTGACTCCAGTATGGCTGATCTTATGCGTCCCGGTATGTATGGCGCATATCATCATATCACAGTACCCGGTAAAGAGGACAAACCCCAGGAGCATGTTTACGATGTAACCGGTTCGTTGTGCGAAAACAATGATAAATTTGCAATTGACAGAAAACTGCCTGAGATACAACCCGGGGATCTGATTGTGATCCATGATACCGGTGCTCATGGCCACGCAATGGGTTTTAACTATAACGGAAAACTTCGGTGTGCAGAGCTGTTATTAAGGGAGAGTGGCGAAGTGGTAAAGATCCGCAGGGCAGAAACACTTGATGATTATTTTGCCACACTGGACTTCGGTTACCTGGCAAATTTCAGCTGA
- a CDS encoding Nitroreductase family protein — MEFSELLDKRYSVRSYKSDDVEEEKLLKVLDAGRRAPSAVNNQPWFFIVCSKEETKAKLRHVYDREWFVAAPVIIAVCIDREVSWKRKDGKDYGDVDAAIALDHMTLQAAELGLGTCWIGNFYADKASEALNLPSHVEPLAFTPLGYPDQLPAKKGRKSLEDIVCWEKFDK; from the coding sequence GTGGAATTTTCTGAGTTGTTAGACAAAAGATATTCTGTAAGATCTTATAAGTCAGATGATGTTGAAGAGGAAAAACTTCTCAAGGTTCTGGATGCAGGCAGAAGAGCTCCTTCCGCTGTTAACAATCAGCCTTGGTTTTTTATTGTGTGCAGTAAAGAGGAGACAAAGGCGAAGTTACGACACGTTTATGACAGAGAGTGGTTTGTGGCTGCTCCGGTAATAATCGCCGTGTGCATAGACAGGGAAGTGAGCTGGAAAAGAAAAGACGGAAAAGATTACGGTGATGTTGATGCCGCTATTGCACTCGATCACATGACTCTTCAGGCTGCAGAGCTTGGATTGGGTACCTGCTGGATAGGCAATTTTTATGCAGACAAGGCTTCTGAGGCCCTTAACCTTCCTTCACATGTGGAGCCTTTGGCATTCACTCCGCTTGGATATCCCGATCAGCTACCAGCCAAAAAGGGTAGAAAATCGCTTGAAGATATTGTGTGCTGGGAAAAGTTCGATAAATAG
- a CDS encoding RND efflux system, inner membrane transporter CmeB, producing the protein MIVLLCSQVFAENGINVTPYGLAHYRLRTRIRSAFTDDAQSTVFDYVNNIAYYAGFTATVGPRLTFQFQIGNDWIFTEDVNYLNNNPVVPQRQFPPGIVPHFHLAFAHYDAGTFNFTAGVVPLVSHGPLDLIERSISTGTYETAAFFTWPVITNNSFMGLKFGLPVVSDETMRLDFNLFSTVIDSRLRQLTDNDSLIETPNRNPSSVMFVFDAPFTVGRITFTPQVVGIVNRNYNQFREEGDHEYSGGMSAFFNVTERISISTYAAYAEVNNLGSRNHIEERTALVSSPQLSPQYENRGFIAGLGSRIGIGPGTLVIDFKYSYADDRRAENSEFNYLFGDLMYSWNFHPNYMLTPRIRNFTTINPDGSSVTVLMENRPELILSATF; encoded by the coding sequence ATGATAGTTTTGCTTTGTTCGCAGGTTTTTGCCGAAAACGGCATAAATGTAACTCCTTACGGTTTGGCCCATTACCGGTTGCGTACACGTATACGTTCTGCGTTTACCGATGATGCCCAGTCGACAGTTTTCGATTATGTAAATAATATTGCCTACTACGCCGGATTTACTGCAACTGTTGGCCCCAGACTCACCTTTCAGTTTCAAATAGGAAATGACTGGATATTTACAGAAGATGTAAATTACCTGAACAACAACCCGGTAGTGCCGCAAAGACAATTCCCTCCCGGTATAGTTCCTCATTTTCATCTGGCATTTGCACATTATGATGCCGGGACTTTTAACTTCACCGCTGGTGTGGTTCCGTTAGTTAGCCATGGCCCTCTTGACCTGATCGAGCGTTCTATAAGCACCGGTACCTATGAGACGGCAGCATTTTTTACCTGGCCTGTCATAACCAACAACAGTTTTATGGGACTTAAGTTTGGATTACCGGTTGTTTCTGATGAAACTATGAGGCTGGATTTTAACCTTTTCTCTACCGTAATTGATTCGAGGCTGAGACAGTTAACTGATAATGATTCTCTGATCGAAACTCCAAACCGCAACCCCTCATCTGTTATGTTTGTTTTTGATGCACCTTTTACAGTGGGCAGAATCACTTTTACACCACAGGTGGTCGGAATTGTTAACCGAAACTATAATCAGTTCAGGGAAGAGGGGGATCATGAGTATTCTGGGGGTATGAGTGCATTTTTCAATGTAACGGAAAGAATATCGATTTCGACTTATGCTGCCTATGCAGAGGTAAACAATCTGGGCAGTCGTAATCATATCGAAGAAAGGACCGCTCTTGTCTCGTCTCCTCAACTTAGCCCTCAGTATGAGAACAGGGGATTTATAGCGGGATTAGGTTCAAGGATAGGAATCGGACCAGGTACCTTGGTTATAGATTTCAAGTACAGTTATGCTGATGACAGGAGAGCGGAAAATTCTGAATTTAATTACCTGTTTGGTGATCTTATGTACTCCTGGAATTTTCATCCCAATTATATGCTTACACCGAGAATCAGAAATTTTACAACCATTAATCCAGATGGGAGTAGTGTTACAGTTCTGATGGAGAACAGGCCTGAATTGATTTTAAGCGCAACGTTTTAG